One segment of Podospora pseudopauciseta strain CBS 411.78 chromosome 5 map unlocalized CBS411.78m_5.2, whole genome shotgun sequence DNA contains the following:
- a CDS encoding uncharacterized protein (EggNog:ENOG503P433; COG:S), producing the protein MSIKSPSIDLLSRRSPSSVRPAALKTINMAPKSLAITAMSLFLSLASATPVTLEARDLLNPIGATATADQEKWSPALDYDTDSCYNTVAISPTGQLNAGQDPGKGQNEILSFCRKEDRLTKRNVYVRSKCNNGWCAHMYDYYFESDFGIGGHRHDWEHIAVWVQNGELKFVSASEHGKWNIRFPGQNPQIRFEGGTHAKIVYHKDGAGTHAFRYANGGDEPPENHWQSWRWGVGAGLLNWDWIAGNLRTTLSQKDWGSAEMAVRDKDGNAWNFGWYLDRSRYYCVTELECPGNLAGAFNPWA; encoded by the coding sequence ATGAGTATAAAGAGCCCTAGCATCGACCTTCTGTCTCGTCGAAGTCCATCATCAGTCAGGCCAGCAGCCCTCAAGACGATCAACATGGCTCCCAAGTCCCTCGCCATCACGGCGAtgtccctcttcctctcccttgCCTCCGCCACCCCCGTCACACTCGAAGCGAGagacctcctcaaccccatcggcgccaccgccaccgccgaccAAGAGAAATGGTCCCCGGCCCTCGACTACGACACCGACAGCTGCTACAACACTgtcgccatctcccccacaGGGCAGCTCAACGCCGGTCAAGACCCGGGCAAAGGCCAAAACGAAATCCTGAGCTTCTGCCGCAAGGAAGACCGCCTCACCAAGCGCAACGTCTACGTCCGGTCCAAGTGCAACAACGGCTGGTGCGCGCACATGTACGACTACTACTTTGAGTCTGACTTTGGCATCGGCGGCCACCGCCACGACTGGGAGCATATCGCCGTTTGGGTCCAGAACGGGGAGCTCAAATTTGTGAGCGCGAGCGAGCATGGCAAGTGGAATATCAGGTTTCCTGGGCAGAACCCCCAGATTAGATTTGAGGGGGGGACGCACGCCAAGATTGTGTACCACAAGGACGGGGCGGGGACGCACGCGTTTCGGTATGCGAACGGGGGGGATGAGCCGCCGGAGAATCACTGGCAGagttggaggtggggggtgggcgcTGGGTTGTTGAATTGGGATTGGATTGCTGGGAATTTGAGAACGACGCTGTCGCAGAAGGATTGGGGTTCGGCGGAGATGGCTGTGAGAGACAAGGACGGGAATGCGTGGAATTTCGGGTGGTATTTGGATCGCTCTAGGTACTACTGTGTGACTGAGCTTGAGTGCCCGGGTAACTTGGCTGGCGCGTTCAACCCCTGGGCTTGA
- a CDS encoding uncharacterized protein (EggNog:ENOG503NZK5; CAZy:GH109; COG:S), with amino-acid sequence MTTQPKKRYALVGTGGRSYFFYSAIATTYSSTSCIVGFCDTNQTRLNYALSRLTSLGHPPVPLYLASDYDRLITETKPDEVIVTTVDRTHHIYIIRALQLGCNVVSEKPMTIDAPRCQAIFDAVNETKRNVRVTFNYRYAPHNTKIYELLHSGAIGEVTSVHFEWLLNTSHGADYFRRWHRDKRNSGGLLVHKSTHHFDLVNFWLKTRPLSVYAQADLKFYGKENAELRGVTKFYDRVRGNEEGNAKDDPFALDCSKVETLKSLYLDAEHEDGYFRDQSVFGDGISIEDTMNLLVRYKNGAVMTYSLTAYAPWEGLRVNFNGTKGRIEMEVVENSYVNSGGDQSLEGCLERSTILLRPLFEPPGEVEIGEAKGAHGGGDDVLLQDLFGEPVSDEYMRAASHVDGAASILTGIAANRSIATGQVVFVDDILKVPDN; translated from the coding sequence ATGACAACACAACCCAAGAAACGCTATGCCCTCGTCGGCACCGGCGGCCGCTCCTACTTCTTCTACTCGGCCATCGCAACAACCTACTCATCCACCTCGTGCATCGTCGGCTTCTGCGACACGAACCAAACCCGTCTCAACTACGCCCTCTCCCGgctcacctccctcggccACCCCCCGGTCCCTCTCTACCTTGCCTCCGACTACGACAGGCTCATCACCGAAACCAAACCAGACGAAGTCATCGTCACCACCGTCGACCGCACCCACCACATCTACATCATCCGCGCCCTCCAACTAGGCTGCAATGTCGTCTCGGAAAAACCAATGACCATCGACGCCCCTCGGTGTCAGGCCATTTTCGACGCTGTCAACGAGACCAAAAGAAACGTCAGAGTCACCTTCAACTACCGCTACGCACCCCACAACACCAAAATCTACGAGCTCTTACACTCCGGCGCCATCGGCGAGGTGACCTCAGTCCACTTCGAATGGCTGTTGAACACCTCGCACGGGGCAGACTATTTCCGCCGCTGGCACCGCGACAAGCGCAACAGCGGAGGGCTACTGGTCCACAAATCCACTCACCACTTCGACCTCGTCAACTTCTGGCTCAAGACAAGACCTCTCTCCGTCTACGCGCAGGCAGACCTCAAGTTTTACGGCAAAGAAAACGCCGAGCTGAGGGGTGTGACCAAGTTTTATGATCGAGTCAGGGGCAACGAGGAGGGAAACGCAAAAGATGACCCGTTTGCGCTGGACTGCAGCAAGGTCGAGACGTTGAAGAGTTTGTATCTTGATGCTGAGCACGAGGATGGTTATTTTCGGGATCAGTCCGTTTTTGGAGATGGCATCAGCATAGAGGATACGATGAATCTGCTGGTCAGGTACAAGAATGGGGCGGTCATGACGTATTCTTTGACGGCATACGCGCCGTGGGAGGGGCTGAGGGTTAATTTCAATGGGACCAAGGGACGGATagagatggaggtggtggagaataGTTATGTCAATTCGGGAGGGGATCAGTCATTGGAGGGGTGTTTGGAACGGAGCACCATCTTGCTGAGGCCGTTGTTCGAACCgcctggggaggtggagattGGGGAGGCAAAGGGGGCgcatgggggaggggatgatgtCTTGTTGCAGGATTTGTTTGGGGAGCCGGTGTCGGATGAGTACATGAGGGCTGCCAGCCACGTGGATGGAGCGGCGAGTATCTTGACGGGGATTGCGGCGAATAGGTCTATTGCTACGGGGCaggtggtgtttgtggaTGATATTCTGAAGGTGCCTGATAACTAG
- a CDS encoding uncharacterized protein (COG:S; EggNog:ENOG503P598) encodes MVLLSNLLTLLVSLIHIYILLLETTLWTHPAYGRKIFRMTEEFAQQTRLLAVNQGVYNGFLALGLLWGIWHPVPMVGQQVKLFFLGCVSFAGGAGALTVGRRVFWVQSVPAMVAGIAVVAWG; translated from the coding sequence atggtcctcctctccaacctccttACCCTCCTGGTCTCCCTAATCCACATttacatcctcctcctcgaaaCAACCCTCTGGACACATCCCGCCTACGGCCGCAAGATATTCCGGATGACAGAGGAATTCGCACAGCAGACAAGATTGTTGGCGGTGAATCAGGGGGTCTATAACGGGTTTTTGGCATTGGGCCTGCTCTGGGGGATATGGCATCCTGTGCCGATGGTCGGGCAGCAGGTCAAGTTGTTTTTCCTCGGTTGTGTCTCTTTTGCTGGTGGGGCTGGGGCGTTGAccgtggggaggagggtttttTGGGTGCAGAGTGTGCCTGCGATGGTGGCGGGGATTGCGGTTGTGGCTTGGGGgtag
- a CDS encoding uncharacterized protein (EggNog:ENOG503P6EH), translating to MDTSKMTPEIMALAADFPMAAPPPGVTANLDNPTSDAWQIFVLDGFCTALMLAFTAARIFSTTWLGQRVNRIHELVFYTGFVTSLAAVTITICAMTGKSPYAIQTWNVRLGDFKMIHLVSAHLFQVITPMAQFFVKCSVLLLYYNIFSVLRWMRMATTISIVLLFAFQFSVAIATAVNCSPTTGQDVFSYLMAFSQPRCFKGRLYWLVMGIGSVIVDVGMIILPLPAVWSLRLPLKRKLAVSAMFLVGLFGLISSILTLHYRVIWYHKELNDTYGVPLWSTAIAEITVGVIVSCMPALAVIWRKIRTPPSTKLSSGARATMGKSFGRSFGAMTFTDHRSQLDGDDSYAQVYCPRETTVNTAWPSPELEAVSMQEHGYRPSGPAGAMKGKQSDVWVSQLG from the exons ATGGACACGTCAAAGATGACCCCAGAAATCATGGCACTCGCCGCTGACTTCCCGATGGCAGCACCGCCGCCTGGGGTGACAGCTAACCTTGACAATCCGACGTCGGATGCTTGGCAAATTTTTGTTCTCGATGGATTCTGCACAGCACTTATGCTCGCTTTTACGGCCGCCCGAATATTTTCGACAACATGGTTGGGTCAACGGGTGAACCGCATTCACGAGCTGGTGTTCTATACAGGCTTCGTCACCAGCCTCGCTGCGGTGACGATAACCATATGCG CAATGACAGGCAAGAGTCCTTACGCGATACAGACCTGGAATGTCCGACTGGGAGACTTCAAAATGATCCACCTCGTGTCTGCCCATTTGTTCCAAGTAATCACGCCCATGGCGCAGTTCTTCGTTAAATGCTCGGTCCTTCTTCTCTACTACAACATCTTCAGCGTTCTTCGATGGATGAGAATGGCAACAACGATCAGCATCGTGCTCCTATTCGCCTTTCAGTTTTCGGTAGCCATCGCTACGGCCGTCAACTGCTCGCCAACGACCGGCCAAGACGTTTTCAGCTATCTCATGGCCTTTTCTCAGCCTCGGTGCTTCAAAGGTCGGCTCTATTGGCTCGTCATGGGTATTGGGTCTGTCATCGTCGATGTGGGCATGATAATTCTGCCGCTGCCGGCAGTTTGGAGCCTGAGGCTTCCCTTGAAGCGCAAGCTGGCCGTATCCGCAATGTTCTTGGTTGGGCTCTTTGGGCTGATCTCGAGTATCCTGACACTTCACTACCGAGTGATTTGGTATCACAAGGAGCTCAACGATACGTACGGGGTGCCCTTGTGGTCAACCGCCATTGCCGAAATCACCGTCGGAGTTATCGTCAGTTGCATGCCGGCACTGGCTGTGATTTGGAGGAAGATCAGGACTCCCCCGAGCACCAAGCTGTCGTCAGGAGCGAGGGCAACGATGGGAAAGTCGTTCGGCAGGTCGTTTGGTGCGATGACTTTTACGGATCACAGGTCTCAGCTGGATGGCGATGACAGCTACGCGCAAGTCTACTGCCCTCGGGAAACAACCGTCAACACTGCCTGGCCAAGTCCCGAACTCGAGGCCGTCTCGATGCAGGAACACGGATATAGGCCCTCGGGACCAGCTGGGGCCATGAAGGGCAAGCAAAGCGACGTTTGGGTGTCGCAGCTGGGATGA
- a CDS encoding uncharacterized protein (EggNog:ENOG503NWYT; COG:Q) — MDPRLWLATVSGAVTLGYLAIRKLLDYDPREPPLAPQRIPIISHMIGLYRRTYNYYSDVYAATGAPIFTVPLPGQKMYVVSSPDLIQSIQRQHRAFSIDPILMKFSSIIAGSSKESDAILQYNVYGDDGDHGVAHESHIALRDGTKPSNIDEMNRDMLREVSSSLDLLEPPIGQTKRIKLYSWLRTTLTSATTRAVYGPMNPYNDQSIADAFWEFEQGIMPIIINILPTLFARKAIAARAKVSQAFYKYYTSNGQESASLLTRLRYGVATRNKLPVEDIAKIEIGGTIAIMVNTIPAAFWTLFYVHANPALLASIRAEVEACIETAPGEDGTVTRTINIVTLKANCPLLLSSYQETLRYVGMGTPVREVTQDTYLDGYLLKKGALIQMPTRVVHSDPKLWGENANDFVPERFLPENKSSRPKESCFRTFGGGKTLCPGRHFATNEILAVVAAFVARLEMEPVDKEKGWEAPTSWNTGAAGQIMAPDRDVEVDIKRREGVEEGWRWVVRVDKGDKVFRMVTEDFGDE; from the coding sequence ATGGACCCAAGACTGTGGCTTGCCACCGTCTCCGGGGCTGTGACCCTGGGGTACTTGGCCATTCGCAAGCTCCTCGACTACGACCCGCGCGAACCTCCACTCGCTCCTCAGCGTATTCCAATCATCAGCCACATGATTGGGTTATACAGGCGAACCTACAACTATTACTCTGATGTCTATGCAGCAACTGGAGCGCCAATCTTCACTGTGCCGCTCCCAGGACAGAAGATGTACGTCGTTTCAAGTCCAGACTTGATCCAGTCGATACAAAGGCAACACCGAGCCTTCTCCATCGACCCCATCCTCATGAAATTCTCAAGCATCATagccggcagcagcaaggaaTCAGACGCCATCTTACAGTACAACGTCTACGGCGATGACGGTGACCACGGCGTTGCTCACGAAAGCCACATCGCTTTGAGAGACGGAACCAAACCATCCAACATTGACGAGATGAACCGCGACATGTTACGTGAAGTCTCCAGCTCTCTCGACTTGCTCGAACCCCCCATTGGCCAAACAAAACGCATAAAACTCTACTCCTGGCTTCGCACAACCCTCACCTCGGCCACGACCAGAGCCGTCTACGGCCCTATGAACCCCTACAACGACCAGTCGATCGCCGATGCCTTCTGGGAATTCGAGCAAGGCATCATGCCCATCATAatcaacatcctccccaccctcttcgcccGCAAAGCCATCGCCGCCCGAGCCAAGGTCTCCCAAGCCTTTTACAAATACTACACCTCCAACGGGCAGGAGTcagcctccctcctcacccgccTCCGCTACGGTGTCGCCACACGGAATAAGCTCCCCGTCGAGGACATCGCCAAGATTGAGATCGGGGGCACGATCGCCATCATGgtcaacaccatccccgcTGCCTTTTGGACCTTGTTCTACGTCCACGCCAACCCTGCCCTTTTGGCGTCCATCCGGGCTGAAGTGGAGGCGTGCATTGAGACTGCTCCTGGCGAGGACGGGACGGTCACAAGGACAATCAACATTGTCACGTTGAAAGCCAACTGccctctgctgctgtcctCCTACCAGGAAACACTTCGTTATGTGGGGATGGGCACGCCAGTGAGGGAAGTAACGCAGGACACGTACCTGGACGGGTATCTCCTCAAGAAAGGCGCGCTCATCCAGATGCCCACTAGGGTAGTCCACTCTGACCCGAAGCTCTGGGGGGAGAACGCCAATGACTTTGTCCCGGAGAGGTTCCTGCCCGAAAACAAATCTTCTCGCCCGAAAGAGAGTTGTTTTAGGACCTTTGGAGGAGGCAAGACGCTTTGCCCCGGAAGGCACTTTGCTACGAATGAGATTTTGGCTGTGGTGGCGGCTTTTGTTgcgaggttggagatggagccGGTGGACAAGGAAAAAGGGTGGGAGGCGCCGACCAGTTGGAATACGGGGGCTGCGGGGCAGATTATGGCTCCTGATAgggatgttgaggttgatatcaagaggagggagggagtggaggagggatggaggtgggtggtgagggttgatAAGGGGGACAAGGTCTTTAGGATGGTTACGGAGGACTTTGGGGATGAATAG
- a CDS encoding uncharacterized protein (CAZy:PL1; COG:H; EggNog:ENOG503NUJG) encodes MKLLGLSVFLALAQATPTPTLPEENTVRLEKRASISEAATLGFASLNGGTTGGAGGTVTTVSTLPEFTAAVGEKNTAPTIVVIRGVITGNEKVRIGSNKSIIGLPGSGLRGIGLHFRRQNNLIVRNIVSSFVVASTAEDALKIEGSTNVWVDHCEFHSTLNSDKDFYDGAVDSSHGSDFITVSHTYFHDHWKTSLVGHSDNNGSQDKGKLRITYANNYWKNVNSRAPLLRFGTAHIYNSFYENMSSAVNTRMGAQALVQSNVFRNVTAAVVSQDSKEVGFAVLEGNELGGGLANAPAGNLGSSSIPYSFSLLGAGAVPSRVPAEAGAILKF; translated from the exons ATGAAGCTCCTCGGTCTCAGTGTATTTCTCGCTCTGGCCCAGGCCACACCCACCCCTACTCTCCCTGAGGAAAATACGGTGAGGCTGGAGAAAAGAGCCAGTATCTCAGAGGCAGCGACCCTGGGATTTGCCTCTTTGAACGGAGG AACGACTGGAGGTGCAGGTGGTACAGTAACGACTGTGTCCACGCTCCCTGAGTTCACCGCCGCTGTTGGCGAGAAGAATACGGCCCCAACCATTGTGGTAATTCGTGGAGTTATCACGGGCAACGAGAAGGTCCGCATTGGGAGCAACAAGAGTATCATTGGCCTGCCCGGTTCTGGCCTGAGGGGCATTGGCTTGCACTTCCGCAGACAAAACAACCTCATCGTACGCAACATCGTCTCCTCCTTTGTTGTGGCGAGCACCGCTGAGGATGCACTCAAGATCGAG GGAAGCACCAACGTCTGGGTCGACCACTGCGAATTCCACTCCACCCTGAACAGCGACAAGGACTTCTATGACGGCGCTGTTGACTCGTCCCACGGCTCCGACTTCATCACCGTCTCCCACACCTACTTCCACGACCACTGGAAAACCTCCCTCGTCGGCCATAGCGACAATAACGGCTCCCAGGATAAAGGTAAGCTGCGCATTACGTACGCCAACAACTATTGGAAGAACGTGAATTCACGTGCACCGCTTCTCCGCTTCGGAACGGCCCACATCTACAACTCTTTCTACGAGAACATGAGCTCGGCTGTCAATACCCGAATGGGCGCTCAGGCGCTAGTTCAGAGCAACGTCTTCCGTAATGTTACGGCTGCCGTCGTCAGCCAGGATTCCAAGGAGGTCGGGTTTGCGGTTCTGGAGGGCAATGAGCTTGGTGGCGGCCTTGCCAATGCCCCGGCTGGGAACTTGGGGTCGAGCAGCATTCCCTATTCTTTTTCTCTGCTGGGTGCGGGTGCGGTGCCGTCGAGGGTGCCTGCTGAGGCTGGTGCTATTCTCAAGTTTTGA
- a CDS encoding uncharacterized protein (COG:O; EggNog:ENOG503P2MX) — MSSLLSIALMAFLAVTSTASPLAANSKPSTTAASVPTYTPLTPAEIKALQTELLLAPSYKDKEKVLFPPNNGGSANNVSFQFVPSNGPAPQDGSVIVGSVDSIPGLIGTNVAAAIGFIGPCGLNVPHLHPRGNEFLTVVSGTLIGAFLLEPDGPFVGDVPQVAMTLSNYTGMLFPQGHTHWQFNPTCEQAVFSAAFDSNDEGRFQVAQTFFSSMPDNVLTASLGNPTFLGPKQLDQLRGIIPSAFVVMVDSCAKACGIKTA, encoded by the coding sequence ATGAGTTCCCTTCTCTCGATCGCCTTGATGGCCTTTCTCGCTGTCACCTCAACGGCGTCACCCCTAGCGGCGAACTCGAAACCGTCCACGACCGCCGCCTCGGTCCCCACATATACACCCCTTACCCCAGCCGAGATCAAGGCCCTGCAGACTGAGCTACTCCTCGCCCCCTCgtacaaggacaaggagaaggtcctcttcccccccaacaacggCGGCAGCGCCAACAACGTCTCCTTCCAGTTCGTCCCCAGCAACGGCCCAGCCCCCCAAGACGGTAGCGTCATCGTCGGCAGCGTCGACTCCATCCCAGGCCTGATCGGCACCAACGTCGCCGCAGCCATCGGCTTCATCGGCCCCTGCGGCCTCAACgtcccccacctccacccccgcgGGAACGAGTTCCTGACCGTGGTCAGTGGCACCCTCATCGGGGCCTTTCTCCTCGAGCCGGACGGGCCGTTCGTCGGGGACGTCCCCCAGGTCGCCATGACGCTGAGCAACTACACCGGCATGCTGTTCCCGCAGGGGCATACGCACTGGCAGTTCAACCCGACGTGCGAGCAGGCTGTGTTTTCGGCCGCGTTTGACAGCAATGATGAGGGACGGTTTCAGGTTGCGCAGACCTTTTTCTCGTCCATGCCCGATAATGTGCTCACGGCGAGCTTGGGGAATCCTACGTTTTTGGGACCGAAGCAGCTGGATCAGCTGAGGGGGATTATCCCTAGTGCTTTTGTTGTCATGGTGGATAGTTGTGCCAAGGCTTGTGGGATCAAGACTGCTTAG
- a CDS encoding uncharacterized protein (antiSMASH:Cluster_3; COG:Q; EggNog:ENOG503PDMY), with protein MLFHSLASQEFLWAGGALSGVAIHLTLFIRGEWHVHAPEIICAYGALVAVSTLAGILYEASIIGQALACHLLGPAEVTVFLPEAPDVMTSRHSNCVKAEFYDLI; from the exons ATGCTCTTCCATAGCCTGGCCAGCCAGGAGTTCCTCTGGGCCGGTGGAGCCCTTTCGGGAGTTGCCATCCACCTAACACTCTTCATCCGTGGCGAGTGGCATGTTCACGCTCCAGAAATCATCTGTGCCTACGGCGCCCTCGTCGCTGTCTCAACCCTGGCCGGAATCCTCTATGAAGCTTCAATCATCGGGCAGGCACTCGCCTGCCACTTGCTAG GCCCTGCCGAGGTCACGGTATTCCTCCCTGAGGCTCCCGACGTCATGACAAGCCGCCACTCCAACTGCGTCAAAGCTGAATTCTATGATCTGATATGA
- a CDS encoding uncharacterized protein (SMCOG1034:cytochrome P450; antiSMASH:Cluster_3; COG:Q; EggNog:ENOG503PDMY): MALFAARDRSVHSRRRRDWQPAFSPQAIRHYEEKVLLHIEELDQQLELKAKSGAVDWYESVDWCQEQIQARLAKGPAPELRDLTYYIMEKEKENNVDAGPWLRGIVCSPSWREALAAVLHELVLHPEHIDKLHAELGDTCLTDTNALAELPHLNAVIQEAMRLHPFLPTGGIRKTTDTGVTIWDVHIPPHTTARIASNRAPPSSQTGGPPRPEMVRNAAAHAPFSLGKYNCIGQHLAMRMMRYTLARVIKKYRFYHPPGVDGSEMEGEKADRFTSFAGPVPLVFELR, encoded by the exons ATGGCACTGTTCGCTGCACGGGACAGAAGTGTCCATtcgaggcggcggcgagacTGGCAGCCTGCTTTCTCTCCTCAAG CTATCAGACATTATGAAGAAAAGGTGCTGTTGCACATCGAAGAGCTAGATCAGCAGCTGGAATTGAAAGCAAAGAGCGGCGCCGTC GATTGGTACGAATCAGTCGACTGGTGCCAGGAGCAGATCCAAGCACGCCTAGCCAAGGGGCCGGCGCCGGAGCTACGAGATCTCACTTATTACAtcatggagaaggagaaggagaacaaCGTCGATGCTGGGCCTTGGCTCAGGGGGATAGTCTGCTCGCCGTCTTGGCGGGAAG CCCTCGCCGCGGTCCTCCACGAGCTGGTGCTGCACCCAGAGCACATCGACAAGCTCCACGCCGAGCTGGGAGACACATGCCTAACCGACACCAACGCCCTGGCCGAgctcccccatctcaacGCCGTCATCCAGGAGGCCATGCGCCTCCACCCATTCCTGCCCACCGGCGGAATCCGCAAAACCACCGACACTGGCGTGACCATCTGGGACGTGCACATACCGCCTCACACGACA GCGAGGATTGCTTCGAACAGGGCTCCTCCTTCATCCCAGACCGGTGGACCACCGCGCCCGGAGATGGTCCGCAACGCGGCCGCCCACGCCCCGTTCAGCTTGGGCAAGTACAACTGCATCGGGCAGCACCTCGCCATGCGCATGATGCGGTACACGCTTGCGCGGGTCATCAAAAAGTACAGGTTTTACCATCCTCCCGGGGTGGACGGGAgcgagatggagggggagaaggcggATCGGTTTACGTCTTTTGCTGGGCCGGTGCCGCTTGTTTTTGAGCTTAGATGA
- a CDS encoding uncharacterized protein (SMCOG1138:FAD linked oxidase domain protein; EggNog:ENOG503NVMI; COG:C; antiSMASH:Cluster_3; CAZy:AA7): MIESIPQQAECLAAAGLQNRILLPTSPEYASRIEAYWSKSSQLKPACFIQPTSATEVADALKALVAAKQTFAVRSGGCNFWPSNNIDHGVTIDLGQLAWIKYNPDDETVSIGPGARWGQVYEYLAKYDRAVAGGREARVGVGGLLLGGGNTLFTGRRGFACDNVIEYEVVLANGSIVKATASGEYSDLFRALKGGGNNFGIVTSYTMPAIPCASIWGGLVILPPDIMPAAADAFVDFTSNLEKDPDSNLILMIAHLEPKPGTVIAGLYANVAGVEKPPIFDKFLTFPELLTTYKKTTLVECLNATAQGTGYHGVWFASSFANNPAILRRAAELHQELAAEFEAHITDQDFQTQCIFQPLPRAFAQNSVKLGGNMLGLERNKVDGVLWSAHIMVRTAEQEAWAYPRVRAYVEKVRAYAAEVDGLLPWITANYANPEQPVLESYGPENVARIREVAKKYDADGVFQTLCPGGFKISKV, translated from the exons ATGATTGAAAGTATACCGCAGCAGGCCGAGTGCCTCGCCGCAGCGGGACTCCAGAACCGAATCCTTCTTCCCACTTCTCCAGAATATGCATCCCGAATCGAAGCATACTGGAGCAAGAGCTCCCAGCTCAAACCGGCTTGCTTCATACAGCCAACCTCAGCCACCGAGGTCGCCGACGCACTGAAGGCCCTGGTTGCTGCAAAGCAAACCTTCGCCGTCCGCTCCGGGGGGTGCAACTTCTGGCCAAGCAACAACATCGACCATGGCGTCACCATTGATCTTGGTCAGTTGGCCTGGATCAAGTACAACCCCGATGACGAGACAGTGAGCATTGGGCCAGGCGCGCGTTGGGGCCAG GTCTATGAATACCTCGCCAAATACGACCGCGCAGTGGCAGGCGGCCGTGAAGCTAGAGTGGGCGTGGGCGGACTactcctcggcggcggtaACACTCTCTTCACGGGGCGTCGCGGTTTTGCCTGCGACAATGTGATTGAGTACGAAGTCGTCCTGGCCAACGGAAGCATCGTCAAAGCCACCGCCAGCGGCGAGTACAGCGATCTTTTCAGGGCGCTCAAGGGCGGCGGCAATAACTTTGGTATTGTCACCTCCTACACCATGCCCGCAATCCCATGCGCTTCCATCTGGGGCGGGCTCGTCATACTCCCCCCAGATATCATGCCCGCGGCGGCCGACGCCTTTGTCGATTTCACTAGCAACCTGGAAAAGGATCCAGACAGTAACTTGATCCTCATGATTGCCCATCTCGAGCCCAAGCCGGGCACCGTGATTGCCGGCTTGTACGCGAACGTGGCGGGTGTCGAGAAGCCGCCAATCTTCGACAAGTTCCTCACGTTCCCCGAGTTGCTCACGACATACAAGAAGACAACCCTCGTTGAGTGTCTGAATGCAACGGCCCAAGGGACAGGCTATCA CGGCGTCTGGTTTgcctcctcctttgccaACAACCCGGCCATCCTCCGACGGGCCGCAGAACTACACCAGGAGCTGGCGGCTGAGTTTGAGGCGCACATCACCGACCAGGACTTCCAGACCCAGTGCATCTTCCAGCCGCTGCCGCGCGCCTTCGCGCAGAACTCGGTCAAGTTGGGGGGTAACATGTTAGGGTTGGAACGTAACAAGGTCGACGGTGTGCTTTGGAGCGCACATATCATGGTTCGGACAGCGGAGCAGGAGGCGTGGGCCTACCCGCGTGTGCGCGCTTATGTCGAGAAGGTGCGCGCTTACGCCGCTGAGGTCGACGGGCTCCTCCCCTGGATCACGGCCAACTACGCAAACCCGGAACAACCGGTGCTGGAGAGCTACGGACCGGAAAATGTTGCGCGGATCCGGGAGGTTGCGAAGAAGTATGATGCCGATGGTGTTTTTCAGACCTTGTGCCCCGGGGGTTTCAAGATTTCCAAAGTCTAA